In the Harmonia axyridis chromosome 3, icHarAxyr1.1, whole genome shotgun sequence genome, one interval contains:
- the LOC123675470 gene encoding craniofacial development protein 2-like: MGTKEKPCLWLTINDTTNVLSLRKQELRKLTGALTGHCPLRILQTSFKLQDTVTTHIISVYAPDITKPSDEKEAFYEDLQKVLDRIPRMEEVILLGDFNARVGNGVIGGLKNRFNEETINENGERLIQTCAQNELRVNNTFFPHKSQHKFTFENSRGQKSVIDYVITNKNIHPSKILDVRVLSPADTITGHNLVLAKIRNEVQRGSKTKPTQIKKLNNRIVV, from the exons ATGGGAACAAAAGAGAAACCTTGTTTGTGGCTGACAATCAATGATACTACAAACGTTCTATCACTCAGGAAACAGGAACTAAGAAAACTGACGGGCGCACTCACAGGACATTGTCCTCTGAg AATATTGCAAACATCATTTAAACTCCAAGACACGGTAACTACCCATATCATAAGCGTGTATGCACCGGATATAACCAAGCCCTCAGATGAGAAAGAAGCCTTCTACGAAGACCTGCAAAAGGTTCTCGACCGAATACCAAGAATGGAGGAAGTCATCTTGCTGGGAGACTTCAATGCTAGGGTTGGTAATGGTGTGATAGGAGGATTGAAAAACCGATTCAATGAGGAGACCATCAATGAAAACGGCGAACGACTAATTCAAACATGCGCACAAAATGAATTGAGAGTAAACAACACATTTTTCCCGCACAAATCACAGCATAAATTCACATTTGAAAACTCAAGAGGTCAGAAATCAGTAATTGATTATGTTATCACTAATAAAAATATCCATCCATCAAAAATATTAGATGTGAGAGTCTTGAGCCCAGCTGATACTATAACCGGCCACAACCTCGTCCTGGCGAAAATCAGAAACGAAGTGCAAAGGGGAAGTAAAACCAAACCAACCcaaattaaaaagttaaataatcGAATCGTTGTCTGA